Proteins from a genomic interval of Thunnus maccoyii chromosome 1, fThuMac1.1, whole genome shotgun sequence:
- the irx5a gene encoding iroquois-class homeodomain protein IRX-5a isoform X2, whose translation MAYPQGYLYQPSASLALYSCPAYSTSVISGPRTEELGRSSSGSAFAPYAGSTAFTSASPGYNSHLPYSADAAAAATFTSYVSSPYDHTTGMAGSIGYHPYAAPLGTYPYGDPAYRKNATRDATATLKAWLNEHRKNPYPTKGEKIMLAIITKMTLTQVSTWFANARRRLKKENKMTWTPRNRSEDEEEDENIDLEKNDDDEPNKPTDKGDSTDTEADHKLLNPGDIGCDRFKEENHGKDTDPLLSDTELKEQEERTTELLPDSAKPTTSSPSAVPRGNQTVAQQDKPSDLSHATGTVTSNVTSVIHSPPSAPKPKLWSLAEIATSSDRCKGSSEAPQACPGLGQSAVMGTNASPSRSSPQCPLPNSTVLSRPLYYTSPFYPGYTNYGGSFGHLHSNHGSVTTGSTAHFNGLNQTVLNRAEALVRESQKVRGQTQVDLCKDSPYELKKGMSNI comes from the exons ATGGCGTATCCTCAGGGCTACTTGTACCAGCCGTCCGCTTCTTTAGCCCTGTATTCATGCCCTGCGTACAGCACCAGCGTTATATCGGGACCCAGAACCGAGGAACTTGGGAGATCCTCTTCGGGATCTGCTTTTGCGCCCTATGCCGGATCTACTGCGTTCACCAGCGCCTCGCCAGGTTACAACTCCCATCTACCATACAGTGCAGACGCGGCGGCAGCTGCCACATTCACCTCGTACGTG agTTCTCCCTATGACCACACCACGGGTATGGCTGGCTCAATAGGATACCACCCTTACGCAGCACCCTTGGGCACCTACCCTTATGGTGACCCAGCATACCGTAAAAACGCAACCCGGGACGCCACTGCCACCTTGAAGGCCTGGCTCAACGAACACCGCAAAAATCCCTACCCAACCAAGGGCGAGAAGATCATGCTGGCCATCATCACCAAAATGACCCTCACCCAGGTGTCCACATGGTTCGCCAACGCCAGGAGGAGGCTAAAGAAGGAGAACAAGATGACCTGGACCCCCAGGAACCGGAgcgaggacgaggaggaggacgagAATATTGATTTGGAGAAAAATGACGACGACGAGCCAAACAAGCCCACAGACAAGGGAGACTCCACAGACACAGAAGCAG atcATAAATTGCTGAACCCAGGGGACATAGGCTGTGACAGATTTAAAGAGGAGAACCATGGCAAAGACACGGATCCCCTTCTGAGCGACACGGAGTTAAAAGAGCAGGAGGAGCGGACTACAGAGTTGCTGCCGGATTCCGCAAAACCAACTACTTCGTCTCCCTCGGCGGTGCCCCGGGGGAACCAGACCGTTGCGCAACAAGACAAGCCGTCAGATTTGAGCCATGCAACGGGTACGGTGACCAGCAACGTGACCTCTGTTATCCATTCGCCCCCCTCGGCCCCTAAACCCAAACTCTGGTCCCTTGCGGAGATCGCCACGTCCTCAGACAGGTGTAAAGGCAGCAGCGAGGCGCCACAGGCTTGTCCCGGTTTGGGTCAGAGCGCAGTTATGGGCACCAACGCGTCACCATCACGGTCCTCCCCACAGTGTCCGCTCCCTAACAGCACGGTCCTGTCCAGGCCTCTGTACTACACCTCCCCTTTCTACCCCGGCTACACGAACTATGGTGGCAGTTTTGGACACCTTCACAGTAACCACGGCTCGGTAACCACGGGCTCCACGGCACATTTCAATGGATTAAACCAGACTGTGTTAAATAGAGCAGAGGCTTTGGTAAGGGAGAGCCAGAAAGTCAGAGGCCAAACGCAGGTAGATCTTTGTAAAGACTCCCCTTATGAACTAAAGAAAGGTATGTCAAACATTTAA
- the irx5a gene encoding iroquois-class homeodomain protein IRX-5a isoform X1: MAYPQGYLYQPSASLALYSCPAYSTSVISGPRTEELGRSSSGSAFAPYAGSTAFTSASPGYNSHLPYSADAAAAATFTSYVVSKLKSSPYDHTTGMAGSIGYHPYAAPLGTYPYGDPAYRKNATRDATATLKAWLNEHRKNPYPTKGEKIMLAIITKMTLTQVSTWFANARRRLKKENKMTWTPRNRSEDEEEDENIDLEKNDDDEPNKPTDKGDSTDTEADHKLLNPGDIGCDRFKEENHGKDTDPLLSDTELKEQEERTTELLPDSAKPTTSSPSAVPRGNQTVAQQDKPSDLSHATGTVTSNVTSVIHSPPSAPKPKLWSLAEIATSSDRCKGSSEAPQACPGLGQSAVMGTNASPSRSSPQCPLPNSTVLSRPLYYTSPFYPGYTNYGGSFGHLHSNHGSVTTGSTAHFNGLNQTVLNRAEALVRESQKVRGQTQVDLCKDSPYELKKGMSNI, encoded by the exons ATGGCGTATCCTCAGGGCTACTTGTACCAGCCGTCCGCTTCTTTAGCCCTGTATTCATGCCCTGCGTACAGCACCAGCGTTATATCGGGACCCAGAACCGAGGAACTTGGGAGATCCTCTTCGGGATCTGCTTTTGCGCCCTATGCCGGATCTACTGCGTTCACCAGCGCCTCGCCAGGTTACAACTCCCATCTACCATACAGTGCAGACGCGGCGGCAGCTGCCACATTCACCTCGTACGTGGTGAGTAAACTAAAG agTTCTCCCTATGACCACACCACGGGTATGGCTGGCTCAATAGGATACCACCCTTACGCAGCACCCTTGGGCACCTACCCTTATGGTGACCCAGCATACCGTAAAAACGCAACCCGGGACGCCACTGCCACCTTGAAGGCCTGGCTCAACGAACACCGCAAAAATCCCTACCCAACCAAGGGCGAGAAGATCATGCTGGCCATCATCACCAAAATGACCCTCACCCAGGTGTCCACATGGTTCGCCAACGCCAGGAGGAGGCTAAAGAAGGAGAACAAGATGACCTGGACCCCCAGGAACCGGAgcgaggacgaggaggaggacgagAATATTGATTTGGAGAAAAATGACGACGACGAGCCAAACAAGCCCACAGACAAGGGAGACTCCACAGACACAGAAGCAG atcATAAATTGCTGAACCCAGGGGACATAGGCTGTGACAGATTTAAAGAGGAGAACCATGGCAAAGACACGGATCCCCTTCTGAGCGACACGGAGTTAAAAGAGCAGGAGGAGCGGACTACAGAGTTGCTGCCGGATTCCGCAAAACCAACTACTTCGTCTCCCTCGGCGGTGCCCCGGGGGAACCAGACCGTTGCGCAACAAGACAAGCCGTCAGATTTGAGCCATGCAACGGGTACGGTGACCAGCAACGTGACCTCTGTTATCCATTCGCCCCCCTCGGCCCCTAAACCCAAACTCTGGTCCCTTGCGGAGATCGCCACGTCCTCAGACAGGTGTAAAGGCAGCAGCGAGGCGCCACAGGCTTGTCCCGGTTTGGGTCAGAGCGCAGTTATGGGCACCAACGCGTCACCATCACGGTCCTCCCCACAGTGTCCGCTCCCTAACAGCACGGTCCTGTCCAGGCCTCTGTACTACACCTCCCCTTTCTACCCCGGCTACACGAACTATGGTGGCAGTTTTGGACACCTTCACAGTAACCACGGCTCGGTAACCACGGGCTCCACGGCACATTTCAATGGATTAAACCAGACTGTGTTAAATAGAGCAGAGGCTTTGGTAAGGGAGAGCCAGAAAGTCAGAGGCCAAACGCAGGTAGATCTTTGTAAAGACTCCCCTTATGAACTAAAGAAAGGTATGTCAAACATTTAA